A window of Thermosynechococcus sp. NK55a contains these coding sequences:
- a CDS encoding ABC transporter substrate-binding protein: MLALGAIALSSCTATESPSANKNALPLGVALAQTGNAALYGQEQLQGVRVAAEFFNQSGQIKEQTLRLVIQDTGSDEAGAVNVFQTLINGDRVIGIVGPTLSQQAFSADPIAEQAGVPVVAPSNTARGIPEIGAFISRVSAGVEVVAPTAIQAALEINPNIRRVAVFFAQDDAFSRSETEIFQKAIREHPKLELVSVQQTQTTDTNFQAQINATLSVKPDLIVISGLAADGGNLIRQLRELGYQGLILGGNGVNTVNILPVCRRLCNGVLVAQAYNSENPDPMNVKFRNAFEAKYGQVPSQFSAQAFTAVQVFADSLARLSQEKNVSELPLADLRQALNQEILKGVYETPLGEIRFTPEGEVLQRFFYVGQIEMSDDGQSGKFSLVKKVERQP, translated from the coding sequence ATGCTTGCATTGGGGGCGATCGCCCTCAGCAGTTGTACGGCAACCGAGTCTCCCTCAGCAAACAAGAATGCATTGCCCCTTGGGGTTGCCCTCGCCCAAACGGGTAATGCGGCTCTCTACGGCCAAGAGCAACTCCAGGGGGTGCGAGTCGCCGCCGAATTTTTTAATCAATCAGGCCAAATCAAGGAGCAGACCCTGCGGCTGGTGATTCAGGATACCGGCAGTGATGAGGCCGGCGCAGTGAATGTTTTTCAAACCTTGATCAATGGCGATCGCGTGATTGGTATTGTCGGCCCTACCCTCTCGCAGCAAGCCTTTAGTGCCGATCCCATTGCCGAGCAAGCGGGGGTACCGGTTGTCGCTCCCTCCAATACAGCCCGTGGCATTCCTGAAATTGGTGCCTTCATTAGTCGCGTCTCCGCAGGGGTGGAGGTGGTGGCGCCCACGGCGATTCAAGCGGCCCTTGAGATTAACCCCAACATTCGCCGAGTGGCTGTCTTCTTTGCCCAAGATGATGCCTTTAGTCGGTCAGAAACCGAGATTTTTCAAAAAGCCATTCGTGAGCATCCCAAGCTTGAACTGGTGAGTGTCCAGCAAACCCAAACCACTGATACAAATTTCCAAGCCCAAATCAATGCCACCCTCAGTGTCAAACCGGACTTAATTGTCATCTCTGGCCTAGCGGCGGACGGCGGTAACCTCATTCGTCAACTGCGGGAACTGGGCTACCAAGGGTTAATTTTGGGGGGCAATGGCGTCAATACCGTCAACATCCTCCCTGTCTGTCGTCGTCTCTGTAATGGGGTTCTGGTGGCGCAGGCCTATAATTCCGAAAACCCCGATCCGATGAACGTCAAGTTCCGCAACGCCTTTGAAGCCAAATATGGCCAAGTCCCCTCTCAGTTCAGTGCCCAAGCCTTTACGGCGGTTCAGGTCTTTGCGGACTCCTTAGCGCGCCTTTCCCAAGAAAAGAACGTGTCGGAATTGCCCCTTGCAGATTTGCGTCAGGCCTTGAACCAAGAGATTCTCAAGGGAGTCTATGAAACCCCCCTTGGAGAAATTCGCTTTACACCTGAGGGAGAGGTGCTGCAACGCTTCTTTTACGTCGGTCAGATTGAGATGAGTGATGATGGCCAAAGCGGAAAATTTAGCTTGGTGAAAAAAGTTGAACGACAGCCCTAA
- the ilvN gene encoding acetolactate synthase small subunit: MKHTLSVLVEDEAGVLTRIAGLFARRGFNIESLAVGPAEQIGISRITMVVPGDDAVIEQLTKQLYKLINVLKVQDITTIPCVERELMLLKVNATASTRSEILELVQIFRAKVVDVSDDSLIIEVSGDPGKMVALVQMLNKFGIREIARTGKIALVRESGVNTEYLKSLEARV; this comes from the coding sequence ATGAAACATACCCTATCGGTTTTGGTGGAAGATGAGGCGGGTGTCCTCACTCGCATTGCCGGTCTATTTGCGCGGCGTGGCTTTAACATCGAGAGCTTGGCGGTAGGACCGGCAGAGCAAATTGGCATCTCCCGTATTACGATGGTGGTGCCTGGAGATGATGCTGTCATTGAGCAGTTGACCAAGCAACTCTACAAGCTGATCAACGTCCTCAAGGTGCAGGATATTACCACAATTCCCTGTGTAGAACGGGAACTGATGCTCCTGAAGGTGAATGCCACCGCCAGTACCCGCTCTGAAATTTTGGAACTGGTGCAAATTTTCCGCGCTAAGGTGGTGGATGTGTCCGACGATTCACTAATCATCGAGGTCTCCGGTGACCCTGGCAAAATGGTTGCCCTAGTACAAATGCTGAATAAATTTGGGATTCGCGAAATTGCCCGCACCGGTAAAATTGCCCTTGTGCGCGAGTCTGGGGTGAATACAGAATACCTGAAGTCCTTGGAAGCACGGGTCTAA
- a CDS encoding J domain-containing protein, giving the protein MPQPNPYVTLQVAVTATQAEIKAAYRRLVKQYHPDYHPSDRSSHERMAAINAAYEILGDEQSRQAYDAQYRVHPKDARLDVRGFQAADRELGQWLALTYKPVTQIIDAVLRSLPPQIDALAADPFDDDLMDQFLTYLQDCRRALTRARYTFQAQPNPAAVAKVAAHLYYCLNQLVDGLDELEQFSHSYDDRYLHTGQELFRIAHRLFAECRLVR; this is encoded by the coding sequence ATGCCCCAGCCCAATCCCTACGTGACCCTACAGGTGGCCGTTACTGCCACCCAAGCCGAGATTAAGGCCGCCTATCGGCGCTTAGTAAAGCAGTATCACCCCGACTACCACCCCAGCGATCGCTCCAGCCACGAGCGAATGGCTGCCATTAACGCCGCCTATGAAATCTTGGGGGATGAGCAGTCTCGGCAAGCCTATGATGCCCAGTACCGTGTCCACCCCAAAGACGCTAGGCTCGATGTTCGGGGTTTCCAAGCTGCCGATCGCGAGCTAGGACAATGGCTGGCACTCACCTACAAGCCCGTGACTCAGATTATTGACGCGGTCTTGCGATCGCTCCCCCCGCAGATTGATGCCCTCGCTGCCGATCCCTTTGATGATGACCTCATGGATCAGTTCCTCACCTACTTGCAGGACTGTCGCCGCGCCCTTACCCGTGCCCGCTATACATTTCAAGCCCAACCCAACCCCGCAGCTGTCGCCAAGGTGGCAGCCCACCTCTATTACTGTTTGAATCAACTGGTGGATGGTCTCGACGAGCTAGAGCAATTTAGCCACAGTTACGACGATCGCTATCTGCATACAGGGCAGGAACTCTTTCGCATTGCCCACCGCCTCTTCGCAGAGTGTCGGCTTGTCCGCTAA
- a CDS encoding shikimate kinase: protein MELQERLGGANIYLVGMMGAGKTTTGRILAQRLGYGFVDTDAVITEFCQRPIREIFAQEGEPAFRKLEQQVLAQVSSYHHLVVATGGGIVLNPMNWSYLHHGIVVWLHVPLAVLCQRLRQDQERPLLQEQPLEERLSELLQARQYLYAQADLELRITVEDTPETVCDRLLETLPHILKPMEPC, encoded by the coding sequence ATGGAACTGCAAGAACGCCTTGGGGGAGCCAATATCTATCTTGTGGGCATGATGGGTGCCGGTAAAACCACCACGGGTCGCATCCTGGCACAACGCTTGGGCTACGGTTTTGTGGATACCGATGCTGTGATTACGGAGTTTTGCCAACGACCGATTCGCGAGATCTTTGCCCAAGAGGGGGAGCCTGCCTTTCGCAAGTTAGAACAACAGGTCCTAGCACAAGTCTCTAGTTACCATCACTTGGTGGTGGCCACAGGTGGCGGCATTGTCCTTAACCCGATGAACTGGAGCTATCTGCATCACGGTATTGTGGTCTGGCTTCATGTCCCCCTTGCGGTGCTCTGTCAACGCCTGCGCCAAGATCAAGAGCGGCCCCTACTGCAGGAACAACCCCTTGAGGAACGCTTGAGTGAACTGCTGCAAGCGCGTCAATACCTCTATGCTCAGGCAGATTTAGAGCTAAGGATCACGGTGGAAGATACCCCGGAAACAGTGTGCGATCGCCTGTTGGAAACGCTACCCCATATCTTGAAACCAATGGAACCATGCTAG
- a CDS encoding DUF4126 domain-containing protein codes for MLEVLAILSAAAAGGLRLALPLLLIGLLQGEQLWSQVPLLRHCSPYWVVGVLAAWSFLEIFLSGNLWGYRFIILVQLCFSPLVGALLGMTVATATDTPQWLIGTFSGLFAFVLQLVQVGWFYRLGKLPRWVIVGQDILCVLLVLFALRAPKQGGLIALLLLWLAVRSAKDWQQRHRYSRRRRLNS; via the coding sequence ATGCTAGAGGTTTTGGCCATTCTTTCAGCGGCAGCAGCAGGGGGACTACGCCTGGCACTTCCCCTCCTGTTGATAGGTCTATTGCAGGGGGAACAACTCTGGTCACAGGTACCTTTGTTGCGCCATTGTTCCCCCTATTGGGTAGTTGGTGTGCTGGCTGCTTGGTCGTTCCTGGAGATCTTTCTTTCTGGGAACCTCTGGGGCTACCGCTTCATTATCCTTGTGCAACTGTGCTTTAGCCCCCTTGTGGGTGCCCTCCTTGGCATGACCGTGGCAACAGCAACAGATACACCCCAGTGGCTCATTGGTACCTTTAGTGGTCTTTTTGCCTTTGTGTTGCAATTGGTGCAGGTGGGCTGGTTTTATCGCCTAGGGAAGCTACCCCGTTGGGTCATTGTCGGGCAGGATATCCTGTGTGTGCTGTTAGTTTTATTTGCCCTGAGGGCACCCAAGCAGGGCGGGTTGATTGCCTTACTCCTGTTGTGGTTGGCCGTTCGCAGTGCTAAGGATTGGCAGCAACGACATCGGTACTCCCGTCGCCGCAGGTTAAATTCTTAG
- a CDS encoding pentapeptide repeat-containing protein, with amino-acid sequence MKRQVFIATAMMSGAIASHTAFAMPSPMQQLLQTNACPGCDLRHVDLRGYNLAGANLRDANLEGANLQDTNLMVANLVGANLSNANLTAAYLERANLEQVNLSGANLSRAILRHSRARRANFSNSNLTGADVRCGDFRRANLNGATFEQANMQWARLNNATVGQTNFSDAYRPRMPYRRHLP; translated from the coding sequence GTGAAGCGACAGGTATTCATCGCAACAGCAATGATGAGTGGGGCGATCGCTAGCCATACCGCCTTTGCCATGCCTTCCCCCATGCAACAACTTCTGCAAACCAATGCTTGTCCCGGCTGTGACCTGCGGCATGTTGATTTGCGCGGCTATAACTTGGCGGGGGCAAATTTGCGGGATGCCAATCTTGAGGGCGCCAACCTCCAGGATACCAACCTCATGGTGGCCAATTTGGTAGGGGCAAATCTGAGTAATGCCAACCTCACCGCCGCCTATTTAGAACGAGCCAACCTAGAACAGGTCAATCTTAGTGGTGCTAACCTTAGCCGTGCAATTTTGCGCCACAGTCGTGCTCGCCGTGCCAATTTCAGCAACAGCAACTTAACGGGAGCCGATGTCCGCTGTGGGGATTTTCGCCGCGCCAATCTCAACGGTGCTACCTTTGAGCAAGCCAATATGCAGTGGGCACGGTTAAACAATGCCACGGTCGGTCAGACCAACTTTAGCGATGCTTACCGTCCCCGTATGCCCTATCGCCGCCATCTCCCCTAA
- the msrA gene encoding peptide-methionine (S)-S-oxide reductase MsrA, with protein MGFFGFKKLTMPSPSTALPGRAEPMPVPKAHLVNGHPLTPPYPEGMELAMFGMGCFWGAERKFWQVPGVYVTAVGYAGGYTPNPTYEEVCTGMTGHNEVVRVVFDPQKVTYEELLKVFWENHDPTQGMRQGNDVGTQYRSGIYYYSPEQKALAEASRDRYQAALKAAGYGAITTEILPAPEFYFAEPYHQQYLHRNVNGYCGLGGTKVPYELMSATPRV; from the coding sequence ATGGGATTCTTTGGATTCAAAAAGTTGACAATGCCTAGCCCCAGTACTGCATTACCCGGCCGAGCAGAACCCATGCCTGTGCCAAAGGCTCACTTGGTTAATGGTCATCCCCTCACTCCTCCCTATCCCGAAGGCATGGAGTTAGCAATGTTTGGCATGGGCTGCTTTTGGGGGGCTGAGCGCAAGTTTTGGCAGGTGCCCGGGGTCTATGTGACTGCTGTGGGCTATGCGGGCGGCTATACCCCCAATCCCACCTATGAAGAGGTGTGTACGGGCATGACAGGTCACAATGAGGTGGTGCGGGTGGTCTTTGACCCCCAGAAGGTGACCTATGAGGAATTGCTCAAGGTCTTTTGGGAAAACCATGACCCTACCCAAGGCATGCGCCAAGGCAATGATGTGGGGACGCAGTATCGCTCCGGTATTTACTACTATTCCCCTGAGCAAAAAGCCCTTGCCGAGGCGAGTCGCGATCGCTACCAAGCAGCCCTAAAAGCCGCAGGTTACGGTGCGATCACCACTGAAATTCTGCCAGCACCTGAATTTTACTTTGCCGAACCCTACCACCAGCAATACCTCCACCGCAATGTGAATGGCTACTGCGGCCTTGGGGGCACCAAGGTTCCCTACGAACTGATGAGTGCTACCCCCCGCGTTTAG
- a CDS encoding DUF4340 domain-containing protein, with protein sequence MASGIRTKTLVLLATAAILGGGLLLFEQQLPGPNSSDTQTKQPLFHFQEAEVVALKIIAPDYSLNLKKLATGNWVIDREKQTPAEEGTVVFLLNLLTTGQRDRSLDVPTERARDYGLAPPLATVDITLKDGQQHRLHLGDTTFDGLKLYAEIDPPSEPREKMTVTLVPLELKNALQRPLREWERQQAAN encoded by the coding sequence ATGGCAAGTGGCATCCGCACAAAAACGCTAGTTCTTTTAGCAACGGCAGCCATTTTAGGCGGTGGTCTCTTGCTTTTTGAGCAACAACTGCCCGGCCCCAACAGCAGTGATACCCAAACCAAGCAACCCCTCTTCCATTTCCAAGAGGCGGAGGTTGTGGCGTTGAAAATTATTGCCCCTGATTACAGCCTGAACTTGAAAAAGTTGGCTACAGGCAACTGGGTGATTGATCGGGAAAAGCAAACTCCCGCAGAAGAGGGCACAGTCGTCTTCTTACTCAACTTATTGACCACAGGGCAGCGCGATCGCTCCCTCGACGTACCTACTGAACGTGCCAGAGACTATGGCCTTGCTCCCCCCCTGGCCACTGTGGATATCACTCTCAAAGACGGCCAGCAGCACCGTTTACACCTGGGGGACACCACCTTTGACGGCCTCAAGCTCTACGCGGAAATTGACCCTCCCTCAGAACCCCGCGAAAAAATGACAGTGACCCTTGTTCCCCTTGAGCTCAAAAATGCCCTCCAGCGCCCCCTAAGGGAATGGGAACGTCAGCAAGCAGCCAACTAA
- the acs gene encoding acetate--CoA ligase: MSHPTIESILQENRLFYPSADFVAKARINSLEAYNALYEKAKADPAAFWGELAQQELEWFQPWDQVLDWQPPNAKWFVNGKINITHNCLDRHLKTWRKNKAALIWEGEPGDSRTLTYAQLHHEVCQFANVLKQLGVKKGDRVGIYMPMIPEAAIAMLACARIGAPHSVVFGGFSAEALRDRLIDAQAKLVVTADGGWRKDAIVPLKEQVDKALANQAVPTVENVLVVQRTQQPVTMVPGRDHWWHDLQKGVSADCAAEPMDSEDLLFILYTSGSTGKPKGVVHTTAGYNLYTHITTQWVFDLQDTDVYWCTADVGWITGHSYIVYGPLSNGATTLMYEGAPRASNPGCFWDVIEKYGVTIFYTAPTAIRAFIKMGEHLPRARNLSSLRLLGTVGEPINPEAWMWYYRVIGGERCPIVDTWWQTETGGHMITSLPGAIPMKPGSATKPFPGILAEVVDLEGNPVGVNEGGYLVIRHPWPGMMRTVYGDPDRFRRTYWEHIPPRNGQYFYFAGDGARKDEDGYFWVMGRVDDVINVSGHRLGTMEIESALVSHPAVAEAAVVGKPDEVKGEEIVAFVILEGSATPSDALQQELKQHVVKEIGALARPAEIRFTDALPKTRSGKIMRRLLRSLAAGQEVVGDTSTLEDRSVLDRLRQRA; the protein is encoded by the coding sequence ATGAGTCATCCCACGATTGAGTCCATTCTTCAGGAAAACCGCCTTTTTTATCCTTCCGCTGATTTTGTGGCCAAAGCGCGGATCAATTCCCTTGAGGCCTACAATGCCCTCTACGAAAAGGCCAAAGCTGATCCCGCTGCCTTTTGGGGCGAATTGGCACAGCAGGAATTAGAGTGGTTTCAACCTTGGGATCAGGTACTGGATTGGCAGCCCCCCAATGCCAAGTGGTTTGTTAACGGCAAAATCAACATCACCCACAACTGCTTGGATCGCCACCTCAAGACATGGCGCAAGAATAAAGCAGCTTTGATCTGGGAAGGAGAACCCGGTGATAGCCGCACCCTTACCTATGCCCAACTGCACCACGAAGTGTGCCAATTTGCTAATGTCCTGAAGCAACTAGGGGTGAAAAAGGGCGATCGCGTCGGTATTTATATGCCGATGATTCCAGAGGCAGCCATTGCCATGTTGGCCTGTGCACGGATTGGCGCTCCCCACTCAGTGGTATTTGGAGGGTTTAGTGCCGAAGCCTTGCGCGATCGCCTCATTGATGCCCAAGCCAAACTGGTTGTGACGGCTGACGGTGGCTGGCGCAAAGATGCCATTGTGCCCCTCAAAGAGCAAGTGGATAAAGCACTAGCCAATCAGGCGGTTCCCACCGTTGAAAATGTCCTAGTGGTGCAGCGCACTCAACAGCCAGTGACCATGGTGCCCGGCCGCGATCACTGGTGGCACGATCTGCAAAAGGGGGTCAGTGCCGACTGTGCTGCCGAACCTATGGACAGCGAGGATTTACTCTTTATCCTTTACACCTCCGGCTCCACCGGCAAACCCAAGGGCGTTGTCCACACCACCGCAGGTTACAACCTCTACACCCACATCACTACTCAATGGGTCTTTGACCTCCAAGATACCGATGTCTATTGGTGTACCGCCGATGTTGGCTGGATTACGGGTCACAGCTATATTGTCTATGGGCCACTGTCCAATGGGGCAACCACCCTCATGTATGAAGGGGCACCCCGCGCCTCCAATCCCGGTTGCTTCTGGGATGTGATTGAGAAGTATGGGGTCACCATTTTCTACACGGCGCCGACGGCGATCCGTGCTTTTATCAAAATGGGCGAACATTTGCCCCGGGCACGCAACCTCTCCTCCTTACGCCTGTTGGGAACCGTGGGTGAACCCATCAACCCCGAGGCATGGATGTGGTACTACCGCGTCATTGGCGGTGAGCGCTGCCCGATTGTGGATACGTGGTGGCAAACGGAAACCGGTGGTCATATGATCACCTCACTGCCGGGGGCAATTCCCATGAAGCCCGGCTCTGCCACCAAGCCCTTCCCGGGGATTCTCGCTGAGGTCGTGGACCTTGAGGGCAACCCTGTCGGCGTCAATGAGGGTGGCTATCTGGTCATTCGTCACCCTTGGCCCGGGATGATGCGCACCGTGTATGGCGATCCTGATCGCTTCCGCCGCACCTATTGGGAGCACATTCCACCTCGCAATGGTCAGTATTTTTACTTTGCCGGCGATGGCGCTCGCAAAGATGAGGATGGCTACTTTTGGGTAATGGGACGGGTTGACGATGTAATCAATGTCTCTGGCCACCGCTTGGGCACCATGGAAATTGAATCGGCATTGGTCTCCCACCCTGCCGTTGCTGAAGCCGCCGTTGTGGGTAAACCCGACGAGGTCAAAGGGGAAGAGATCGTTGCTTTTGTGATTCTGGAAGGATCGGCAACCCCCAGTGATGCCCTCCAACAGGAATTAAAGCAACACGTTGTCAAGGAAATTGGTGCCTTGGCACGTCCAGCGGAGATTCGCTTCACAGATGCCCTGCCCAAGACGCGGTCAGGCAAAATCATGCGGCGGCTCTTGCGTTCTCTAGCCGCAGGTCAAGAGGTGGTTGGGGATACTTCAACATTGGAGGATCGCTCAGTGCTCGATAGGCTGCGCCAAAGGGCTTGA
- a CDS encoding DUF2214 family protein — translation MNDLWSSAAIAYLHYLSLMVAFAALVVEHLTLRKDLDLKQAWRLVIADAFYGIAAVTVLVTGILRVLYFGKGTEYYLGNPVFHLKVGLFILVGLLSLYPTISFLLWIKPLREEKVPTLELPTVQRLTWVIRAELAFLSAIPFLAAMMARGIGLDWIQR, via the coding sequence ATGAATGACCTTTGGAGCAGTGCCGCGATCGCCTATCTACACTACCTCAGCCTTATGGTGGCTTTTGCTGCCCTTGTGGTGGAGCACCTCACCCTGCGCAAAGACTTAGACCTCAAACAGGCTTGGCGATTGGTGATTGCCGATGCCTTCTATGGCATTGCTGCGGTTACCGTTCTTGTGACCGGAATCTTACGGGTTCTTTATTTTGGCAAAGGCACTGAATATTATTTAGGCAACCCTGTCTTTCACCTCAAAGTGGGCTTATTTATTTTAGTGGGGTTATTGTCGCTGTATCCGACGATTTCTTTCCTACTGTGGATTAAACCGCTGCGGGAAGAGAAAGTACCCACCCTCGAGTTGCCGACTGTGCAGCGCTTGACTTGGGTGATTCGGGCTGAATTGGCTTTTCTCAGCGCTATTCCCTTTTTGGCAGCGATGATGGCGCGGGGGATTGGTTTGGATTGGATTCAACGGTAA
- a CDS encoding FkbM family methyltransferase, with translation MYKFYRAMGLINNTLKTAGKLDPISLTLCIVGSRKIYREDNYAQSPWHIFAPNLKIYGFDADPEACDEANAALEAQGIHWFERHYPLALGRAVGEATLYITRATHCSSLYEPNLSYTSRFQGFNPSLNIEATVQVETTTLSAFAQEKGLESVDVLQVDVQGADLDVLKGGEALLAATTLGIIIEVEFSEVYRGQPLFSDIDAYLRGQGFVLFDLLTNDGWCRLPRYLSPLRSQRRTGQLLWADAIYLRDLLSHDQQPQNAHLQTPVHLLKLAAIADALDFPDYALEILVHLTLEYGENPQWNCRQEIFSILEQVQPLMDRDITELPIAQLLLQPGG, from the coding sequence TTGTACAAGTTCTATCGTGCCATGGGACTCATTAACAACACGCTAAAGACTGCTGGAAAGCTTGACCCCATTTCCTTGACCCTGTGCATTGTTGGTTCTCGCAAAATCTATCGTGAAGATAACTATGCCCAATCCCCTTGGCATATTTTTGCTCCCAACTTAAAGATTTATGGCTTTGATGCGGATCCAGAGGCTTGTGATGAGGCAAATGCTGCTCTCGAAGCCCAAGGAATCCATTGGTTTGAGCGGCACTATCCTCTTGCCCTTGGCCGAGCAGTGGGTGAAGCAACCCTTTATATTACGCGTGCAACCCACTGCAGCTCTCTCTATGAGCCCAATTTGAGTTATACATCCCGCTTTCAAGGATTTAACCCTAGTCTGAACATTGAAGCAACCGTCCAGGTGGAAACAACTACCCTGAGCGCTTTTGCCCAAGAGAAAGGACTGGAGAGCGTGGACGTTCTCCAGGTGGATGTTCAAGGTGCAGATCTTGATGTTTTGAAAGGGGGTGAGGCTCTTTTAGCCGCAACTACTTTAGGGATTATTATTGAAGTTGAGTTCTCAGAGGTGTATAGAGGTCAACCCCTCTTTAGTGATATTGATGCTTACTTGCGAGGGCAAGGCTTTGTGCTCTTTGATCTGTTAACTAATGACGGCTGGTGCCGCTTGCCGCGTTACCTTTCACCTTTACGGTCTCAACGGCGAACGGGCCAACTTCTATGGGCAGATGCGATCTACCTGCGAGATTTACTCAGCCACGATCAACAGCCGCAAAATGCTCACCTGCAGACGCCAGTACACCTACTAAAACTGGCAGCTATCGCGGATGCCCTAGACTTCCCTGACTATGCACTGGAAATTTTAGTACATCTCACCCTTGAGTACGGTGAGAATCCTCAATGGAACTGTCGCCAAGAAATTTTCTCTATCTTGGAACAAGTACAGCCTCTGATGGACAGGGATATTACTGAGCTGCCAATTGCCCAGCTTTTGTTGCAGCCAGGGGGCTAG
- a CDS encoding AAA-associated domain-containing protein has protein sequence MQAKTKGESLVRLLNVGKAYRQPNGQVISIMENIDLELRTGEIVALLGPSGSGKSTLMRIITGLVAPTSGQVLYREQPMQGLNPGAAIVFQSSALYPWLTVLENVELGLKALGEGPRSRRRKALRMIDIIGLDGFENAYPKELSGGMRQRVGFARALAVEPELLCMDEPFSALDVLTAENLRFELLDLWLEHKIPTQSILIVTHHIEEAVILADRIIVLGSNPGRVRADFPVTLPHYRDRKNPEFQATVDRIYKILTNPHVDELEELEPRPTTIASPQEPRYPLLPHVRIGSIAGLLELLEHRKEDLYRIAQELQLELDDILPIVEGAQMMELVELKEGDISVTPIGNAFIQGDIDQRKLIIRQQLLKHIRLVQQIHTFLMAKQNHRIPESLVLDILERHFTPQEAERQLNTAIDWGRYAELFGYDEPSKEIFLEVSEPEEPLPLETTAV, from the coding sequence ATGCAAGCCAAAACCAAAGGGGAATCGCTCGTCCGCTTACTGAATGTTGGGAAGGCCTACCGTCAGCCCAACGGTCAGGTCATTAGCATTATGGAAAACATTGACCTTGAGTTACGCACAGGGGAAATTGTTGCGCTGTTAGGGCCCTCAGGATCTGGTAAATCAACCCTGATGCGCATTATTACAGGTTTGGTTGCACCTACATCTGGGCAGGTCTTGTACCGCGAGCAGCCAATGCAGGGCTTGAATCCGGGGGCTGCGATTGTTTTTCAAAGTTCGGCGCTCTATCCGTGGCTAACGGTTTTGGAAAATGTGGAGTTGGGTCTAAAGGCCTTGGGAGAAGGTCCGCGATCGCGCCGGCGCAAGGCACTGCGGATGATTGACATTATTGGCTTAGACGGGTTTGAAAATGCCTACCCCAAGGAACTGTCGGGGGGGATGCGGCAGCGGGTGGGATTTGCCCGTGCTTTGGCGGTGGAGCCGGAACTCCTGTGTATGGATGAGCCATTTTCGGCCTTGGATGTGCTGACCGCCGAGAACCTGCGTTTTGAACTTCTCGATCTGTGGCTAGAGCACAAAATTCCTACCCAGAGCATTTTGATTGTCACCCACCACATTGAAGAGGCGGTGATTCTCGCCGATCGCATTATTGTTTTGGGGAGCAACCCCGGTCGCGTCCGCGCTGATTTTCCAGTCACCTTGCCCCACTATCGCGATCGCAAGAACCCCGAGTTTCAAGCCACGGTGGATCGCATCTATAAAATTCTCACTAACCCCCATGTGGACGAATTAGAGGAACTGGAACCCAGGCCAACTACCATTGCCAGCCCTCAGGAACCGCGTTACCCGCTGCTTCCCCATGTGCGCATTGGCTCGATCGCCGGTCTATTGGAACTCCTAGAACACCGCAAAGAGGACCTCTACCGCATTGCCCAGGAGTTGCAATTGGAGCTAGATGATATTCTGCCCATTGTCGAAGGTGCCCAGATGATGGAACTAGTGGAACTGAAAGAGGGGGATATCAGTGTGACCCCTATTGGCAATGCCTTTATTCAGGGGGACATTGACCAGCGCAAGCTGATTATTCGTCAGCAACTCCTCAAGCATATCCGCCTTGTGCAGCAAATCCATACTTTCCTGATGGCCAAGCAAAACCACCGCATTCCTGAAAGTTTGGTGCTGGATATTCTAGAGCGACACTTTACGCCGCAGGAGGCCGAGCGCCAGCTCAATACCGCCATTGACTGGGGACGCTATGCCGAACTCTTTGGCTATGACGAACCGTCTAAGGAAATTTTCCTTGAAGTCAGTGAACCTGAAGAGCCACTGCCCCTTGAAACGACTGCCGTTTGA
- a CDS encoding carboxymuconolactone decarboxylase family protein — translation MYAEQINHIKSYTAKLTAAMPDAMKAFYSLSRASSTPGALDTKTKELIALAIGVAKHCDGCIAFHTRAALQAGATAAEIMETLMVTVAMDGGPALMYATHVMEALEEFSQKQSP, via the coding sequence ATGTACGCCGAACAAATTAACCACATCAAATCCTACACGGCAAAGCTGACGGCAGCGATGCCCGATGCCATGAAAGCCTTTTATAGCTTGAGTCGTGCCTCTTCAACCCCTGGTGCCCTTGACACTAAAACCAAAGAGCTGATTGCCCTAGCCATTGGTGTGGCCAAGCATTGTGATGGCTGCATTGCCTTCCATACCCGTGCTGCCTTGCAGGCGGGCGCAACCGCTGCGGAAATCATGGAGACCCTAATGGTGACTGTGGCCATGGACGGCGGTCCTGCCTTGATGTATGCCACCCACGTCATGGAAGCCCTAGAGGAATTTAGCCAAAAACAGTCTCCCTAG